The window cggcccAGGCGGAGGAGTCCgcggtggtggcggcggcggcgctgtTCCCCGCGCGGTCCGCGCAGCGGGGTCCGGGCTGCGTGTctcgggcggcggcggcggcggcagcactGCGGCCCCGGCCCGAGCCCGACCCCGGTGAGTGCGGCCCGGCGACCCTGGCCCGGCCCCGACCCGGTCTCGGGGATCGGGCCCCGCGGAGCCTCGCCGGCCCGGGCTCCCGGCGCGCTGGCCGCAGCCACTCACGCTCTCCTTTGTCTGCTCCCGCCTGCAGGGTCCCTTCCCCGGCCGCCCCCCGCCCACGGGCCGTCCCCCCGGGCCCGCCGTCCCCTCCCCCGCTGGCGGGGCCCGGACAGAAGATGGTGCAGAAGAAAACAGCCGAACTTCAGGGCTTCCACCGTTCGTTCAAGGTGAGGGCCGGGTGGGTTTGGGGTCGCCTGGGGCTGGACCACTCGAGTGGCCGGTGGGGGGCGCGTAGCCCACCCCcaggattcccccccccccggggctcgtgcctgccccccccaccctgggtCTGGGGCTGCCCCAACCGGGTGTgcgctgggtgggggggaggtcagTGGGCCACAGTCCAGGCCCCAGCGCCTTGGGGACTGTTGGGGTCTTTCCTCCAAGAACCCCAAGTGGGGCCTGGGGCCCGCAgcctgtgggggcacctggcagTGTGTCCCCTGCAAACCCCAGCTGGGTGTGCACTGCCAGGGAGCTCAGCAGGCCGCAGTCCAGTCCTCAGCGCCCTGGGCCTGTGGGTCTGTGGGGTCTTTCCTCCAGGGATCCGAGGTAGGGCTGCAGGGCCCCAAAGCCTTCCTACGTGGTCTACTGAACGGGGGAGTGGATTGGAtgccccccagccctgcaccTCCCAGACACTCCAGGCCCAAGTGCTATTTCCTGTGGGAGCGGGAAGTTTCTGCGGTGGCCCCATGGCTGCAGCCGAGTCCTGGTCTCAGATGAGCGCGTCtggggggggcggcgggcagGTGCTGGGCTGGGGCCCCACAGGGCTGGCTCAGGGGACGCAGTGATGTCAACGGCCGCCCCACCCCGCCAGCCGCGTTATGTAATGGCTTCCCTGGGCCTCCTTGGGTAGGGACCTGTTGCCCTGTAGAGAAGGCAGGActtgcgtgtgcgtgtgtgtgtgtgtgtgtgtgtgtgtacacacagacATGCTGCGCACCAGGGTGGGAGGAGCAAGCTGAGACTGTTTGGGTTAGAATTCCCAGGCCTGTCCAGCCAGCATCTCGGGCCAGcgtgccccacccctgcccgcaTGCCTGTCATCCgcgcttccccccacccccagggcagcGACACCCTTGGCACGTCCATGTGTCCGGGGCTGGGCTAAAGGGGGTGGACCTGAGACGTCACTGGCAGTGGTCTGTCCCCTCCTGGGGCCGGGCAGGAGCTGAGACAGGGTCAATGTGAGGGGCCAGCACGGCGGCCAAAGCAAACTCGAACTTTCTGGATGGTTCCAGCTGCCTCCTGCCAAGGCCTGCTGACTGGAGGCCTGaggccagccccaggcccagcccgcCCACATTGCTTGGGACCAGAGGCTGCGCCCAGGTGGGACTCTGGGAGTGCTGAGCGGGTGGGAAGAACACTGGACAGGGAGCCTCGCCTCTGAGACGGCCCTCCGGGCCACTCTGGGACTCTCCTCGCACCACACTGAGGTTGCTCCCTGGGGCCGGGgccagctccctccccccaccgtcCAGCAGCCGCACAGCGGGGACAGGCTTCTGCCAGGCATCTCCCAACACACTTTCCCCTTTGTAAGTGAGGAAATTGGAGGCGCGGCCAGTGCAGGGGTTTGCCCTGTTCTCCCCTGCACATGGTGCGAGGACACGGGAGCTGGCTCTCCCCTGGGGGTGGCTTAGCCACCCTATCTGCCTCCGAGTTGGAGGCCAGGACAGGCgtgtgggggtggtgaggggacCCAGCAGGCCCCCTGGGGTCCTCGCGCCCTTCCTCCGTCGGACGAGCCGTGGGCAGCTTCCTCCCATGTCACCCACAGATGTCCGTCAGGCCTGGGGCTGAGGTCACCAGACCAAGGTGAGGTAGCTGGGAGGTGACATCGCTGGCTGCTGACTGTGAGCCTCTTGTCTACCCTCCCTCGTCATCAGCCCTTTATGTGGTTTACCCTGGAGCCCCTCCTGCCAGGTGGAAGCAGTAACCTGGCGCCTCTGGAGGAGTCTTATCAGACGGCTGTGTCCCTGACTCCCCCGGGGGCCGGACCCCTCctcaggcagggccaggggctgggggtgagccCTGAGCGGGCTGGCTGCAGTACTCCCTTCTCCCCGCTGCCCTGCCTGGCCTGGGCCTCCTAGCAACTATCTGCAGGGTGGGTGAGGAGGCGGGGAGGGCCTGTGCGTGTTTGCAGCCGCTCCCTCtgacctctgcctgcctcccctctgctgcCGGCCTGGCTTCCGGGCCCCCTGTCTGTAGGAATCTGGCCCAGCTCCTTCGGCAGCGGGCCCCTCGGGGTCTCTCTAGGGCTTTCCTGAACTTCCTTCTCTGGATGACCCTCCAGCCAGAGCCTAGCCCGGTTgtcctgaggcccagggaggggcagtgaCTGGGCCCGGGTCACCCAGCATCAGCAGCACCGCTGTGCACACAGGCCGCCCACAGCCCGCCGAGGCCCTGGCCACCTAGTCTACTAGGGTCCGGGGAGCGAAATTAGAGCTAACTCCTGAGGGAAGCTGGCTGGGCCCCAGCCTCAAAGGCCTCACACCTCACGCTGGGGGCCATCAGTCCTCACCCTGGACCATCTGCTCTGCAGAAAGTTCTTCCAGCAATCCTGTGGGGCATACGAAATGGTTTCTCCAACCCCCAGCCGCCTTCCTTCCCTAGTCAGGGGCTGGCGCCCTTCCCCCAGTCGTGGGGGCTGGCGGGCTGCCTCCAGCGGGCCCCTCTCTCCCAGGGCTGCTTTCTTAGCTGGGCGCGGGGGCCTGGAAGGGGCTGTGTCCTGGGGGTGAAACGGGACTGGGCAGGGCCAGGCGGAGGGCGGCCCGGTGTTTCCGCTTTCCCGCCGGGGGCCTTGCAGGCCCATCTCATGAGCCTCCAGAGTCTGGGGGAGTGACACGGTCCGGTAACAGTGCAGCCACACAGGGAGCAGTATGTGGGCAGGAGGGCAGTGGCTCCCCATTTgacagaggggaaactgaggccagaacgGCAAGGGCCTTGCGCAGGAGGCCGTGGGAAAGCAGGCAGGGCCACCCCTGCTGGGAACCCCACCTGGAGGCCGGTGACTCATCCCCTCACACCGACCGCCCTGCTGCCTTTGATCCCGGGCAGCCCAGAGGTCCAGGTGGGCTATGGAGGTTGTCCCCATTCTGCAGGGTGAGCAACCAAGGTGTGAGGCATGGCCTGGCACCACGGTGACTCATGCCGGGCCCTCTGCCTGCTCACGGCCCCTCCCCGCACCGCATCCCCTTCCTGGACGCCCCAAGGGCCCTGggcttggggggggaggggggaaggtcCATTTCCTCACAGTCAGGCAAAGCCAGGCTTTGTTCCCCTTGACTTGTGGACACGGGGGGCTGGGTCACTCTCTGGGCGGGGCCTGAGAGcgctctcctctcctttccctacAGGGGCAGAATCCTTTCGAGCTGGCCTTCTCCTTAGACCAGACCCATCACGGGGAGACTGACTTCAGCCTGGAGCGCCCCGCCCGCCCTGGTGAGGGCCTGAGCGGGAGGGGCACTTCCctggctgggggtgagggtgggtgaGGGCCGTGGCCGGGGAGCCGCAGGGGCCGGCTGCCTGCTGGGCAGGGTCGGCCTCACCTCCAGGTCTCCCAGTACAGATATGCCCACGAGTCAGCCCATCGACATCCCGGACGCCAAGAAGAGGGGCAAGAAGAAGAAACGGTGCCGGGCCACCGACAGCTTCTCGGGCAGGTTTGAGGGTGAGTGGGCACcagcaggggcgggggagggagggagatgggggctggcctggggcaGCTCTCAACCGCCGCCCTTGCTCCATAGACGTCTACCAGCTCCAGGAGGATGTGCTCGGGGAGGGCGCCCATGCCCGCGTGCAGACCTGTGTCAACCTCATCACTAACCAGGAGTACGCTGTCAAGGTGAATGCCAGCGCCCGGACGGCCCTCCTTACCTCTCCCCGCAGCGCCTGGGATCCGGCCCCGGCTGAGGGTGGCGGGAGGAGGGGAGTTGGCATCTGAGCCCCTGGACCAGCAGCTGGGGAAAACTAGTGTCTAAAAATGGCCCCAGGGCCAGTGACTCAGGCCACCCCTGGGAATCTGGGTCAGACTGGTCTGAGCCCCCAAGGCTGGGCAGGAAGTGACCACAAGGGGCAGCTCCCTACGCAGGTGGCTGAGGACCAGTGCGGCTGGGGGCTTCGGTCAGAGTTGGCTCTTGTCTGCTGGTTCACCTCGTGCCATTCCTCAGGAGTGGAAAGTGGTTCTCCATGTTGGTCACAAGGATGGAAAGGTCACGCTTTACTTGGGGCCCGAGGAGGCTTGGCATTTGGGGAGATTAGGGCAGGCTTGGAAGAACCTCTTTGAGTGTTCCTGTGTAGCCCCTGACCCACGGTGTGGCCAAGTGGTCTGGGAAACCTGTGTGTCTTGGCCAGGCAGTGTGACCCTGTGTTCTGGGAAATCTTCCAGTCCTCCCTGGCGATGCTGCATCTGGGTGGGATGGTGTCCCAGGAGGCTGGCCGCCCAGGAACGAGGACCAGGTGCTCCCTGGTGAGCGGGGCGGGGCGATGGTGCAAGGGAATTGGATGCCTAGCCTCCAGCATTTTCTGCACTGGGACCCCGCTGGGCAGCCTGGCTTCCTCACACTGTTGTGTGACCGCCCGTAAAGCCGTCCCTCTCCTGAGGGACCACATTTTTCTCCATGAAGTAGGGGTCCTAGCCAGATTGCCCAGAGCTCCTCCAGCAGAGCGTGGCTGCTGGCATTGTGTCAGGAGGCCCGGAAGTCTGGTTGTCCTGCCTCTGTGGCACAGGTGTTTGTCCCCAGACAGGTGGCACAGTGCATAGGCTGGGCCCCGGCAGCAAGTGGACGTCATGCCTGCCTGCGGCAGGAACTAGCTGGGGGAACACACCGCATCCCCCTCCAGGCCGATGCACTGGACAGGGAACCCCGGGCCAGGGGGTGACTAGCCTGCCTCACCGGCCCAGTGAGAGGGGGCCGAAGATCCAACCTGCGGAGGGGTCCCCTGTGGGGGCGCCCAGGGTGCCCGGAGAGCCAGCACGTACCTTCTGCCCCCACTTCTGGGAGCGAAGGTGGCTGGGGGACCCTCCGGTCCTCAGAGCTCCTGGGTGCCCGCGGGGATTGGAAGCAGAAGCTGGCTTCCTGAGGCTGAGTCCCAGGAGGCCCATCTGGATGGGCTGAGGGTCCCCAGGCAGCTGCCCGGACGGTCATGAAACTGGAGAGGTGGGACTTGGCACTGAGGCAGGCGGGGGCGGTGTGTctggcagccaggcaccccaaggcccCTCCAGTCCCCTGGGTGGTGTGGGAACCCGCGCAGTGGCCACCAGTCTCCTGGTCAGGGAGGGGAGGCTGCCCAGTCCCAGGGACCCTGACACCCCTGAAGGGGCGTTTTGTAGGAGTCCCAGACCACAGACATGCCCGAGGCCTGTGGGGTCGGGAGTGGAGAAGGCCcagctctctcttttctctttctggctttcttgtccagcctgtctctcccctggtGCCACTTTGGAGACATGTtgcacctcccctccccaaactTGTGCTGACGCCATAGTTCTGACTTCTGGCGAATTCTGGGCCCCAGGAGGAGAGCTCAGCTTCTTAGAACTTCAGATCTAAGCTCTAATGGGGTCTGAGGCATGGCACAGGGCAAATTTCTGGTAGGGGCCCCTTGGGCTTTGGAGGGTCTGGCTGACCCAGCTGCTCcgtctcctgccccacccccgtcTAGATCATCGAGAAGCAGCCGGGCCACATTCGGAGTCGGGTTTTCCGGGAGGTGGAGATGCTGTATCAGTGCCAGGGCCACAGGTAATGTGACCCACCTTGCCCCAGAACTGGGCCCTGAGCCATCTCTCTGTGGGTGAATGGGCCCGAACAGCTCATCAGCCCCCGCAAGCATTTCGGGAGCACCCAGTGTGTGTCTCTGTGCGGGGTCTCCTGCGGTGCACCCAGCGTCACGCACGCAGTCCCCAGCAGGCAGGGTGGAGGCAGGCCGGGGCCCCCATGCTAGCCTTCTGTGGGCAGGTGGGGGCGGAAAGGGTGGGCCCCAGCTGGGCTGGGCGGTGGGTGCACAGGGTCCTCAGGagcctccctcctctcctgcctctccaaCCCCCCATGCCCcaggaatgttctagaactgaTAGAGTTCTTTGAGGAGGAGGATCGCTTCTACCTGGTGTTTGAGAAGATGCGGGGCGGTACGTGGGGCCTGGGAGACGCCTCCAGCTGCGTCTTAATGGTTAATGGGCTGTGGGCCGGGCCACCAGGAGGGACTTTTCAGAGCTGCCCCTCCTGTGCATGGGGGGGGTGGATTGTGGGGTCTGAACTTCCTGTCCAGGCTTTGAGCCCAAGGAGGCCAGAGTGGGCACGTGCCTGTGGGGTGGAAGTGGGTACTACTGGGCGGTGGCCTGGAGACACACGGGTGACCTGTACACGTTCTCCCTCCACCGCCTGGCCCCAGGCTCCATCCTGAGCCACATCCACAAGCGGCGGCACTTTAACGAGCTGGAGGCCAGCGTGGTCGTGCAGGACGTGGCCAGTGCCCTGGACTTCCTGCACAACAAAGGTGGGTGGTGGGCCCCACGTGGCCCCCGGGGGTGTCCAGCCTTGCGCCCGCTCCACCTGCCCCGGACTCCCAGACAatgcccccactccccccagtGACTCTCCCCCTGGTTCTCACCGCAGGCATCGCCCACAGGGACCTAAAGCCGGAGAACATCCTCTGCGAGCACCCCAACCAGGTGAGGGCGCCCGGGAGCGGCCTTCCGAGCGGCCGGCGCGGGGTTGGCCTGGACCCCCGCCTCACCGCCTCTTCGCACCCCTCCCAGGTCTCCCCCGTGAAGATCTGCGACTTCGACCTGGGCAGCGGCATCAAACTCAACGGGGACTGCTCCCCCATCTCCACTCCGGAGCTGCTCACCCCGGTGAGGCGCGCGGGCAGCGGGCACGCCCCGACGCGCTCCCGGGCTGCGGTTGCGTAACCTCGAGGTGCCGCCGCCGCGGAGCTGGGGCTTTTCGCTTAGCAACAGCCGCTGATTGGCCccgcggagggggcggggccggctcCTGGCCGCTGATTGGGTGGCTGGGCGGGGTGGGCACCTGCCACCTGTTGATTGGGtggaggggcggggctgggcccCTGGCCCGCCTCTGATTGGCCTGGCCTGGCGGGGCGTTGGGCGCAGAGGCCCCGGTGACCCTGCCTTCGGGCCCTCACGTGACGCCGGGAAGTCCCGGCCTGGCGGCGCTGCCCTTCCCCCTCGGCGGGCTCCTGACGCCCGGTCCCCGCCCGCAGTGCGGCTCGGCGGAGTACATGGCCCCCGAGGTGGTGGAGGCCTTCAGCGAGGAAGCTAGCATCTACGACAAGCGCTGCGACCTCTGGAGCCTGGGCGTCATTCTCTACATCCTGCTCAGTGGCTACCCGCCCTTCGTGGGCCACTGCGGCAGCGACTGCGGCTGGGACCGCGGCGAGGCCTGCCCGGCCTGCCAGGTGCGCGTGTGCGCCGGCCCCGCGCCCCCCTGCGCCCCCTGCGCCCCGCGGGACCCCCACCCACCGCCAGGCGCCCCCTGCGCCCCCTGAACGCCGTGGGGACCCCCACCACCCCTGTGCCCATGTGCCCCCTGCACCCCTCAGGGACCCCCACCACCCCTGTGCCCATGTGCCCCCTGCACCCCTCAGGGACCCCCACCACCCCTGTGCCCATGTGCCCCCTGCACCCCTCAGGGACCCCCACCACCCCTGTGCCCATGTGCCCCCTGCACCCCTCAgggacccccacccaccccgtaCCCCCTGTGCCCCGTGCACCCCCTGCACCCTGCGGGGACCCCCACACCCCACCGGGACCCCCAGCCACCCCCTGCACTCCATagtttcccccatcccctgccccccatgGGGCCCTCCACCCCTGCATCCCGCCACTGCCTTGATCGTGGTCTCCGACACCCCGCGTGCCCACAGCAGAGTGCGGGCCCGCCCTCCTGGGGTTCGCAGGCTTCTTGGCTCCGCGGCCTGAGCGAAGGCAGTTGGGAGTCAGGGAGCTGCCGTGAGGAGAGGGGGCTCCAGCCTCGTGGCCTCTGCCCCACGGGAGCCCGGCTGCCCGTCAGCCCGTCCCAGGCAGAGTCCCCTGAGCGCTTGGCTGAGGCCGCTCTCCGTCGCAGCCTGCATCGTTCCCAGGCATTTGGCCCCCAGAGCGCACCCCCCCGCCGTCCTGCCAGCTGATCTCAGGGCCCTCTGCAGCCCCCAGTCCGGTCTGCTGtcgggggggggtgagggggctgcGTGTCCAGGTCATGGGTTAGGCCGCGTGGTTGGGTCCCGGGCCCCTGGCAGAGCTCGTTACTAAGCTGGCGTGCCCGACTCTGGGTCCGGCTGGCACGTGTCTGTGGGGGGGCTCAGTCGCCTGCAGCGGACCTTTCACCCCCTTACCCGTCTGCCCCGCAGAACATGCTGTTTGAGAGCATCCAGGAGGGCAAGTACGAGTTTCCCGAGAAGGACTGGGCCCACATCTCCTTCGCTGCCAAAGACCTCATCTCAAAGCTCCTTGTCCGCGACGCCAAGCAGAGGCTGAGCGCCGCCCAAGTTCTGCAGCACCCTTGGGTGCAGGGGGTGAGTGTGAGCCCCGCTAGGGCCTCCTGCCTCCACACAGCCTCCGAGGGGCTAGGGGTGACTTGGCGCGGGTGTCCGAGAGTCCTTGGGAAGGCCAGCAGCAGCGCCCCCGCTGCCGCGTGGGTCTGGGGCTCAGTCTCGGCCGTCTGGGGGGGCACGGGCGTGGCAGGAAAATCCACCCGCTGCTACCAGCTCGGGGTTGGGAGTGCAGGCGCTGCTGCTCAGTGACTTGCGTGGCTTTGTGCCCCGAGGCGCTGGGGCCTCTTTCTGCCTGGCACACCTGCACAGAGCAACCAGCCGGGGTCGTCCAGGTGTTGGGCAGGCCACAGACCCCCCGCAGAGCCCGCCAACCCCAGCCCAGCTCTCTGTCCCCACCCATCTGGGAAGAGCCTGCCATTTCTCTGGCCAGCAGTCACCCGAGCCAGGCTGCCAGCCCAGGGCAAGGAGGCCACAAGGGCAAGGGTCTTAACCAAAAATAGAAGTTGGCACTGGGCCTCCCTAGGGAGCAAAGACGGGCCCTGATCTCAGGGCGAGCTggtggaggggcacctgtgtCCTTCGGGAACGTCAGGAGACCCATGAGTAGAcaagggagggggcggggagcaggtGTAACGGACCACTGCTGGGCTTCTGCCACATCCTGCTCCCCCTGGCCTGACTCCGTTCTAGCAGGTACACCCCTTGACCCCCGGTCACAGCCATCTGGGCACTGGGAGGGCAGCGGGGCTCTGCGGTTCAGCCCCGCCCTCCTGTCGCTTTACAGTGTGCTCCGGAGAACACTCTGCCCACACCCATGGTCCTGCAGAGGTGAGGCCCACGTGGGGGCgtggggcccagagcagggaccccggGGGGGTGGTTAACGTTAGGTGTTTAAAGAAGACCAGAAACCTTCCTTAAATTGTTGGGTTGGGGGGCCACCTAAGTGCTTGGTTTTCCTGTACCAGTGATGGTGATGGGCTGGGCccccggtggggggggggtcctggggCCTGCGGCCCGTCCCGCAGGGTACTGCACGCCCCCGGGGGTCCCGAAGGGATCGTGATCACCTCCTCcgtgcctgcccctccccaggaacAGCTGTGCCAAAGAGCTCACGTCGTTTGCGGCTGAGGCTATCGCCATGAACCGGCAGCTGGCTCAGCGGGAGGAGGACGCAGCCGGGGAGGCAGAGCAGGGCGCGCCCGTGGTCATCCGAGCTACCTCCCGCTGCCTGCAGCTGTCCCCGCCCTCTCAGAGCAAGCTGGCCCAGAGGCGGCAGCGAGCCAGCCTGTCTGCCGCCCCCGTGGTCCTGGTGGGAGACCACGCGTGACCCCTCGCTCCCTCTGTACATAGGtcactccttcccctccccccaccccccccatcaaatctaaagattttttttaagctgttgCCAGCCGGTGACCAGCAGGCTGCCCTCCCCTGGCTGGACTCCGAGGCGCTAAgctcagtggggggggggctcttTTTATATGAGGTTTTTGCTGTTgggttttttctccttttttctgccCTACCCCCATTTTTGTTCCCCTTTAAAGGTGTTAAAAGCAAAGCAGACGcctggggaggagagtgggggacgTGTGTCGCTGGGCTTGCCCggtccctgcctccccagccccagatGCTCACCTGTACTGTGAAGGTCCCCcacctgccccgccccgccctatGTGACTCAGGAGAGGAGGCGTTTGTCGTCTTCCAGAGCTGGGGGCACAGGGacgcaccccctccccagcctcacagTATTTCAGGGACGGGCCAACCCCACACCTCCCCTCAGTGACACAGCAGCTCCTTCATCCCCCACCCGGGAGACACCCTGGTGGCCGGGTGGGGCGGGGGCTTCTCAGGTCTCCCTCGCGGCAGGAGGGGTCCTGGGTGCAGGCAGCTGGACTCCCCCCTCTGACTGACAATCGGGGCTCTCTCAAACCTTGACCTTAAGCTGCAGCTGACCCGGGGTGGGAGGGTGCACCCACTGCCCCCTACCCTGCCCACCCAGGAGGGCGGTGCcagaggaagtgggaggggcTGGATAGGCGCCCGTCAGCCAACGTGGGGGTCCCAAAGACCCCCACCCCGGGCACCCGAGTGCCCCGTCTCAGGGCTCAGTCTGACCACGGCCACGTCCCGCCCCTTGTCACCCCTGGGGTCTGGTGTGGAAGCTCTGTCAGCTCCCTTCCTCCTCAGAGCCAGGGCCCACCCAGGGGTCCTGctgaagccccccaccccccaagggcAGCGTCTCGACTCTGCCCACCTTCAGGAAAACGGCCGCCGCTGCCACGGCCTCCTTCCGGGCACCCAGGAATCGCCATGCCCGCCTCTGCCCACCTTGGCGCTGGGGTCACATGTCGAGGGGCCTGCCAGGCTTGGGGAGACCGACGCCCCTCCTCGTCCTCGGGTGGGAAACACTATGCAATACAGGGCCCCCTTCTCCACGCACACGCGCTCCTGCTGGCCGGGGAGGGTCCCtgcggccccccgcccccccctcccctggctaGGCAGCGTGGGGTCTGGCCAGGTCTCCATGGCAGGCCAGGGCCTGGAAAGCCCTCTGGCTTCTAGTTGTTcgtcctgttttgttaattttttaaagacatcagTTGACTTCCCTTCCCTGTTCTTGAATACTTGAATGTTGGGGGGCCTCGCGGGTGGGGGGGCCCAGATGCTGTTTCTGTGGCAGTCTCTGGTGGCTGGTGGGGACTGACACCCCCTCCGGTCCCCCCGCCCGCCTGGATCTGTGGACTGGCCTTTCCAAAGaccccgggggggtggggaggccgcccccacccccacttcgtGCCCACCAGTGATCCTACGTGTTGCAACTGGGGATTCCGcctttttgtaaaaaagaaacaaacggACCCCCGCCCGCCCCAGGCGCCTTGGCCGTTTTACTCTGGAACGCGGAGCTGtgaggagctttttttttttcccaaaggtgGGACAGCCACTTCCTCCGCCCGCCACATGTCACGTGGGCCGTGGGAGCTGGAGAGACTGTCGGAACCGTTACTGTGAATGAGCGCCTGGCTCCCAGGCCACCCGGCCCTGCGGGAGGGGAACGGCCACGTCTCAATGTTAAGATgtgtaaaaaagacaaaaaaaaaactcaagttttttaaaagtggggGGAAAACACCCAAGCACTTTAACTCCACCGCACCAGGTGAATCGATACAGC of the Halichoerus grypus chromosome 1, mHalGry1.hap1.1, whole genome shotgun sequence genome contains:
- the MKNK2 gene encoding MAP kinase-interacting serine/threonine-protein kinase 2 isoform X3 translates to MVQKKTAELQGFHRSFKGQNPFELAFSLDQTHHGETDFSLERPARPDMPTSQPIDIPDAKKRGKKKKRCRATDSFSGRFEDVYQLQEDVLGEGAHARVQTCVNLITNQEYAVKIIEKQPGHIRSRVFREVEMLYQCQGHRNVLELIEFFEEEDRFYLVFEKMRGGSILSHIHKRRHFNELEASVVVQDVASALDFLHNKGIAHRDLKPENILCEHPNQVSPVKICDFDLGSGIKLNGDCSPISTPELLTPCGSAEYMAPEVVEAFSEEASIYDKRCDLWSLGVILYILLSGYPPFVGHCGSDCGWDRGEACPACQNMLFESIQEGKYEFPEKDWAHISFAAKDLISKLLVRDAKQRLSAAQVLQHPWVQGVHPLTPGHSHLGTGRAAGLCGSAPPSCRFTVCSGEHSAHTHGPAEEQLCQRAHVVCG
- the MKNK2 gene encoding MAP kinase-interacting serine/threonine-protein kinase 2 isoform X2, coding for MVQKKTAELQGFHRSFKGQNPFELAFSLDQTHHGETDFSLERPARPVQICPRVSPSTSRTPRRGARRRNGAGPPTASRAGLRTSTSSRRMCSGRAPMPACRPVSTSSLTRSTLSRSSRSSRATFGVGFSGRWRCCISARATGSILSHIHKRRHFNELEASVVVQDVASALDFLHNKGIAHRDLKPENILCEHPNQVSPVKICDFDLGSGIKLNGDCSPISTPELLTPCGSAEYMAPEVVEAFSEEASIYDKRCDLWSLGVILYILLSGYPPFVGHCGSDCGWDRGEACPACQNMLFESIQEGKYEFPEKDWAHISFAAKDLISKLLVRDAKQRLSAAQVLQHPWVQGCAPENTLPTPMVLQRNSCAKELTSFAAEAIAMNRQLAQREEDAAGEAEQGAPVVIRATSRCLQLSPPSQSKLAQRRQRASLSAAPVVLVGDHA
- the MKNK2 gene encoding MAP kinase-interacting serine/threonine-protein kinase 2 isoform X1, encoding MVQKKTAELQGFHRSFKGQNPFELAFSLDQTHHGETDFSLERPARPDMPTSQPIDIPDAKKRGKKKKRCRATDSFSGRFEDVYQLQEDVLGEGAHARVQTCVNLITNQEYAVKIIEKQPGHIRSRVFREVEMLYQCQGHRNVLELIEFFEEEDRFYLVFEKMRGGSILSHIHKRRHFNELEASVVVQDVASALDFLHNKGIAHRDLKPENILCEHPNQVSPVKICDFDLGSGIKLNGDCSPISTPELLTPCGSAEYMAPEVVEAFSEEASIYDKRCDLWSLGVILYILLSGYPPFVGHCGSDCGWDRGEACPACQNMLFESIQEGKYEFPEKDWAHISFAAKDLISKLLVRDAKQRLSAAQVLQHPWVQGCAPENTLPTPMVLQRNSCAKELTSFAAEAIAMNRQLAQREEDAAGEAEQGAPVVIRATSRCLQLSPPSQSKLAQRRQRASLSAAPVVLVGDHA
- the MKNK2 gene encoding MAP kinase-interacting serine/threonine-protein kinase 2 isoform X4, encoding MPTSQPIDIPDAKKRGKKKKRCRATDSFSGRFEDVYQLQEDVLGEGAHARVQTCVNLITNQEYAVKIIEKQPGHIRSRVFREVEMLYQCQGHRNVLELIEFFEEEDRFYLVFEKMRGGSILSHIHKRRHFNELEASVVVQDVASALDFLHNKGIAHRDLKPENILCEHPNQVSPVKICDFDLGSGIKLNGDCSPISTPELLTPCGSAEYMAPEVVEAFSEEASIYDKRCDLWSLGVILYILLSGYPPFVGHCGSDCGWDRGEACPACQNMLFESIQEGKYEFPEKDWAHISFAAKDLISKLLVRDAKQRLSAAQVLQHPWVQGCAPENTLPTPMVLQRNSCAKELTSFAAEAIAMNRQLAQREEDAAGEAEQGAPVVIRATSRCLQLSPPSQSKLAQRRQRASLSAAPVVLVGDHA